In Musa acuminata AAA Group cultivar baxijiao chromosome BXJ3-9, Cavendish_Baxijiao_AAA, whole genome shotgun sequence, a single genomic region encodes these proteins:
- the LOC135648942 gene encoding F-box protein At1g67340-like has product MRTRRGLCYPGLPQWEAQWRAVDEGQAGRARKRTRRLHRVGRRAAAEWPDLFDTLPDDLVVSILSKLSASATSPSDLASVRITCKRLNGLGSSPLVLATASVKSLAVGARNWTESAHRFLKQCADAGNLEACYMLGMIRFYCLESRGSGAALMARAAMGSHAAALYSLAVIQFNGSGGSKRDKDLGAGVALCARAAVLGHVDALRELGHCLQDGYGVRRNVAEGRRFLIQANARELAAVLNPSSPAAAAAAWQHHHRDGLASGCSLLSDFGCNVPAPEAHPANRFMVEWFTSRGGAGESGPGEEGLRFCSHGGCGRAETRRHEFRRCSVCGVVNYCSRACQALHWKLAHKAECAPMERWLDAAGGVEMMN; this is encoded by the exons ATGAGGACGAGAAGAGGGCTCTGCTACCCCGGGCTGCCGCAGTGGGAGGCCCAGTGGAGGGCGGTAGACGAGGGACAGGCCGGTAGGGCCaggaagaggacgcggaggctccACCGAGTTGGAAGGCGAGCCGCCGCTGAGTGGCCTGACTTGTTCGATACCCTCCCGGATGACCTCGTCGTCTCCATCCTCTCCAAGCTGAGCGCCTCAGCCACGTCTCCGTCGGATCTCGCCAGCGTCCGGATAAC GTGTAAGAGGCTGAACGGGTTGGGATCGAGTCCGCTGGTTCTCGCCACGGCGTCGGTGAAATCGCTCGCGGTTGGAGCCAGGAACTGGACGGAATCGGCGCACAGGTTCTTGAAGCAGTGCGCCGACGCCGGAAATCTCGAAGCTTGCTACATGCTGGGCATG ATCCGGTTCTACTGCCTGGAGAGCCGAGGGAGCGGGGCGGCGCTGATGGCGCGGGCGGCGATGGGGTCCCACGCGGCGGCGCTGTACTCGCTGGCGGTTATACAGTTCAACGGCAGCGGAGGGTCCAAGCGCGACAAGGACCTTGGCGCGGGGGTGGCGCTGTGCGCCCGCGCGGCCGTCCTCGGCCACGTCGACGCGCTTCGGGAGCTCGGCCACTGTCTCCAGGACGGATACGGCGTCCGGCGCAACGTCGCGGAAGGCCGCCGCTTCCTCATCCAGGCCAACGCCCGGGAGCTTGCTGCGGTCCTCAACCCCtcctcccccgccgccgccgccgccgcctggcAGCACCACCACCGCGACGGCCTGGCCTCCGGCTGCTCCCTGTTGAGCGACTTCGGCTGCAACGTACCAGCCCCGGAGGCGCACCCGGCCAACCGGTTCATGGTGGAGTGGTTCACGTCGAGGGGCGGCGCCGGCGAGAGCGGGCCGGGAGAGGAGGGGCTCCGCTTCTGCTCCCACGGCGGGTGCGGAAGGGCGGAGACCAGGCGTCACGAGTTCCGTCGCTGCTCCGTGTGCGGCGTCGTCAACTACTGCTCGAGGGCGTGCCAGGCGCTGCACTGGAAGCTGGCGCACAAGGCGGAGTGCGCTCCCATGGAGCGGTGGCTCGATGCGGCGGGCGGCGTAGAGATGATGAATTAA